A genomic stretch from Leptospira ellinghausenii includes:
- the batA gene encoding VWA domain-containing protein BatA, translating to MDYFQRPYLLLLLVPIIIVFIYQWKTNPYGPIFFVHSDRFQEHKSTIWVRFKKQFYIFNEILIYLAMLSLVFASAGPGAKYNLMPDNTKGVDIMIALDISGSMVNSYDFLPKNRLSVSKDLLRAFIQKRIYDRIGIVVFAGAAYLQSPLSSDRTALDELIEDTSNEDIEEQGTAIGDALVLSTYRLKNSEAKSKVIILLTDGVSNTGKLDPETAAYTSKTLGIKVYCVGIGKEEGQYEVNYESLQKISSDTSGKFFRAESPEVLGEVLNEIDRLEVVELPSKPLEIQETKFPTFIFIVFLFLFLNLILKIFPLQEKL from the coding sequence ATGGATTACTTCCAGAGACCATATTTATTATTACTCTTGGTCCCAATCATCATTGTTTTCATCTATCAATGGAAAACAAATCCATATGGCCCAATTTTTTTTGTTCACTCCGACAGATTCCAAGAGCACAAATCAACTATTTGGGTAAGATTCAAAAAACAATTTTATATTTTTAATGAGATATTGATTTATCTTGCTATGTTATCTTTGGTTTTTGCTTCCGCAGGTCCAGGAGCAAAATACAACCTAATGCCTGATAACACCAAAGGTGTTGATATTATGATCGCACTTGATATTTCCGGTTCTATGGTAAATTCTTATGATTTTTTACCAAAAAATCGTCTCTCTGTATCAAAAGATTTATTAAGAGCATTCATCCAAAAAAGAATATATGATCGAATTGGGATTGTTGTATTTGCTGGGGCAGCTTACCTACAGTCACCACTTTCAAGTGACCGAACCGCCTTGGATGAGTTAATTGAAGATACTTCGAATGAAGATATAGAAGAACAAGGTACAGCGATTGGAGATGCACTTGTTTTATCTACATATCGATTAAAAAATTCGGAAGCTAAATCGAAAGTGATCATCCTTTTAACAGATGGAGTATCAAATACTGGGAAACTAGACCCAGAAACTGCAGCTTATACTTCAAAAACATTAGGCATCAAAGTGTATTGTGTCGGTATTGGCAAAGAAGAAGGTCAATATGAAGTGAATTATGAATCATTACAGAAAATTTCATCCGATACCAGTGGAAAATTTTTTAGAGCCGAATCACCCGAAGTTTTGGGAGAAGTATTGAACGAAATTGATAGGTTAGAAGTTGTCGAATTACCTTCAAAACCTCTTGAAATCCAAGAAACGAAATTCCCTACTTTTATATTTATTGTTTTTCTATTCCTTTTCTTAAATCTAATTCTTAAAATTTTTCCCTTACAAGAGAAACTCTAA
- a CDS encoding AAA family ATPase yields the protein MQIDKEQIKEISDQMKLIRSELAESISGMDEVIQSLFVALVANGHILLEGMPGLAKTLVAKNLASITDAKFSRVQFTPDLLPADLIGTNIFNPKTSTFEIRKGPIFTNVLLADEINRAPAKVQSALLQCMEERQVSIADQTFDLTPPFFVIATQNPIDQEGTYPLPEAQLDRFLLKVNVAYPSFEDEVSILHQHGNVNFEKKSLKKVMKPKEIQRISEISNHVFVDPKLFSYIVQLTRNTRPESTSDKDLKVFLSHGVSPRASLALLKVSRINALLEGRTFVIPEDIQRYFPEIVKHRLHLTIDAISEDVSTTSIIKRILTVTEVP from the coding sequence ATGCAAATAGACAAAGAACAAATCAAAGAAATCTCCGATCAAATGAAACTCATTCGGTCGGAATTGGCGGAATCTATATCAGGGATGGATGAAGTTATCCAATCCCTATTTGTAGCACTTGTTGCAAATGGACATATTTTACTTGAAGGTATGCCAGGTCTTGCGAAGACATTGGTCGCTAAAAACTTAGCATCCATTACTGATGCCAAGTTTTCTCGAGTTCAATTCACTCCAGATTTGTTACCAGCAGATTTAATTGGAACAAATATATTCAATCCAAAAACTTCCACGTTTGAAATCAGAAAAGGGCCAATCTTCACCAATGTATTATTGGCTGATGAAATCAATCGCGCACCAGCAAAAGTACAATCTGCACTCTTACAATGTATGGAAGAACGACAAGTTTCCATTGCAGACCAAACTTTTGATTTGACTCCTCCATTTTTTGTAATCGCAACTCAAAACCCAATTGACCAAGAAGGAACATATCCACTTCCTGAAGCACAATTAGACCGATTTCTTTTAAAAGTAAATGTAGCTTATCCTAGTTTTGAAGATGAAGTTTCAATCCTTCATCAACACGGGAATGTAAATTTTGAAAAAAAATCTCTAAAAAAAGTGATGAAACCAAAGGAAATCCAACGAATATCAGAGATATCAAACCACGTTTTTGTTGATCCAAAACTATTCTCTTATATTGTTCAATTAACACGTAATACACGGCCAGAATCCACATCAGACAAAGACTTAAAAGTATTCCTTTCACATGGTGTAAGCCCGAGAGCAAGTCTTGCCTTACTAAAAGTAAGCAGAATTAATGCTTTATTAGAAGGAAGAACGTTTGTCATACCAGAGGACATCCAAAGGTATTTTCCTGAAATTGTCAAACATAGACTTCACCTAACAATAGATGCTATCAGCGAGGATGTAAGCACTACTTCCATTATCAAAAGGATTTTAACAGTTACGGAAGTTCCTTAA
- a CDS encoding NAD(P)/FAD-dependent oxidoreductase → MSHTKKKIIIIGAGFGGLQVIKSLGNNENFEILVIDKKNHHLFQPLLYQVATAVLSPADIAIPTRSITTNFKNVKILYGEVTDINFNTREVSFQNHNEKYDYLVIATGAKTSYFGNSQWQSKTLGLKNLKDALAIRKQILLSFEQAELIGDYEKAKSLMHYVIIGGGPTGVELAGSIAELSHNIIRKDFRSIDSGMTKVTLIEAGPRLLNAFSEKSSSFTKEKLESRGVEVLTNSPVLDITETGVVLKDRTIVSNTIIWAAGVEGSELSKKLSINKDKSNRIIVDEFCRSTEYPNVFVIGDAANFSKGLNRPLPGVSPVAMQQGRYVAKIIQSIEKNKTLIPFQYFDKGNMATIGRTDAVAEFGGIRLKGIMGWFGWLFVHLVYQVGFKNKMSTLISWVWSYLTFRAGSRLIQEEANDASIGT, encoded by the coding sequence GTGTCCCATACAAAGAAAAAGATTATAATCATAGGTGCTGGTTTTGGTGGACTACAAGTTATCAAATCACTCGGAAACAATGAAAACTTTGAAATATTAGTTATCGATAAAAAGAATCATCATCTGTTCCAACCATTACTTTACCAAGTAGCAACTGCAGTATTATCTCCAGCTGATATAGCGATTCCAACTCGATCTATCACAACCAATTTTAAAAATGTGAAAATTTTATATGGTGAAGTGACAGATATCAACTTTAATACAAGAGAAGTGTCATTTCAAAACCATAACGAAAAATATGATTATCTGGTAATTGCTACAGGAGCAAAAACCAGTTATTTCGGAAATTCTCAATGGCAATCAAAAACCTTAGGATTAAAAAATTTAAAAGATGCATTGGCAATTCGAAAACAAATTCTATTGTCTTTCGAACAAGCCGAATTAATCGGAGATTACGAAAAAGCAAAAAGTTTAATGCATTATGTGATCATTGGAGGAGGACCAACTGGAGTTGAGTTAGCAGGTTCCATTGCTGAGTTATCACATAATATCATTCGGAAAGACTTTCGCAGTATCGATTCAGGAATGACAAAAGTAACCTTAATAGAAGCTGGTCCAAGATTGTTAAATGCATTCAGCGAAAAATCCAGCTCATTCACAAAGGAAAAGTTAGAAAGTAGGGGTGTTGAAGTTTTAACTAACTCACCTGTATTGGATATAACCGAAACGGGAGTTGTCCTAAAAGATAGAACGATTGTATCTAATACCATCATATGGGCTGCAGGAGTTGAGGGCTCAGAACTATCAAAAAAACTTTCAATTAACAAGGATAAGTCGAACAGAATCATTGTAGATGAATTTTGCAGATCTACAGAATATCCAAATGTATTCGTAATCGGAGATGCAGCCAATTTTAGCAAAGGTTTAAACAGACCTCTCCCAGGAGTTTCTCCTGTTGCCATGCAACAAGGACGATATGTAGCTAAAATCATCCAATCAATTGAAAAAAATAAAACCTTAATACCATTTCAATATTTTGACAAAGGCAATATGGCAACTATCGGAAGGACAGATGCAGTTGCTGAATTTGGCGGAATACGGCTAAAGGGTATAATGGGTTGGTTTGGGTGGCTCTTTGTACACCTTGTTTACCAAGTTGGCTTCAAAAATAAGATGAGCACTCTCATCAGTTGGGTTTGGAGTTATTTGACATTTAGAGCTGGCTCAAGACTGATCCAAGAAGAAGCAAATGATGCATCAATTGGAACGTAA
- a CDS encoding LB_053 family protein, translating to MAKIVYIFIFSAFLFSIFPAPKETLPTGELFVGDTIQYTIEWENNVTDVSLEEGKFFEDHTLPTFEIQTVKKEKNKIIASVIFFVPGDYFLPVKWKEDGIETDSKLKISVLSNLSGNETEIEDIEPPILFSGPYAFRLIGLIAFTILNFYLLYALYLYWKSKPKIIDAIWEKPPKLLESTRRLHHLEQYLNSETIDEKELTFRISNYLKEVYSEKFEENLLGTTDSEFLAILHDKTHIPDSSIRDLRLYFRDLKYNQNTNSISNEDARIIWNRIKKDFLL from the coding sequence ATGGCTAAAATAGTTTATATTTTTATTTTCTCTGCTTTCCTTTTTTCGATTTTCCCAGCACCAAAGGAAACATTACCGACAGGAGAACTATTTGTTGGAGACACCATTCAATATACCATTGAATGGGAAAATAATGTAACAGACGTTAGTCTAGAGGAAGGTAAGTTTTTCGAAGACCATACTTTGCCAACTTTCGAAATTCAAACCGTAAAAAAAGAGAAAAACAAAATCATCGCTTCAGTTATTTTTTTTGTGCCTGGAGATTACTTTTTACCGGTGAAATGGAAGGAAGATGGGATAGAAACGGATTCGAAACTTAAAATTTCAGTTCTTAGCAACTTATCAGGCAATGAAACTGAAATTGAAGACATAGAGCCACCAATCCTTTTTTCAGGTCCTTATGCGTTCAGACTGATTGGACTTATCGCTTTTACAATTTTAAATTTTTATTTATTATATGCTTTGTATTTATATTGGAAATCAAAGCCAAAGATCATCGATGCTATCTGGGAAAAACCTCCCAAATTATTAGAATCAACTAGACGACTACACCACTTAGAACAATACCTCAATTCCGAAACTATAGACGAAAAAGAACTTACCTTCCGAATTAGCAATTACTTAAAGGAAGTATATTCGGAAAAATTTGAAGAGAACTTATTAGGCACAACTGACTCTGAATTTTTAGCAATTTTACATGATAAAACGCATATACCTGACTCTTCCATTCGCGACTTAAGACTTTATTTTAGAGATCTAAAATACAATCAAAATACAAATTCGATTTCAAACGAGGACGCAAGAATCATTTGGAATCGTATCAAAAAGGATTTTCTTTTATAA
- a CDS encoding low molecular weight protein-tyrosine-phosphatase — MKDKIKVLFICLGNICRSPAAQGAFENLLKKRNLDHMFEVDSCGTSGYHDGELPDPRTRKVALQHGIQLTHKSRKLQSKDLHYFDYLIVMDNNNYNDVLSLTNDEALINKIYKFGKFRSDKGPDIVPDPYYGSEKDFEKVQELVENCSIGFLDYLGV, encoded by the coding sequence ATGAAAGATAAAATAAAAGTTTTGTTTATTTGTTTGGGTAATATTTGTCGATCCCCAGCAGCACAAGGTGCATTCGAAAATTTATTAAAGAAAAGAAACTTAGACCATATGTTCGAAGTTGATTCTTGTGGTACATCCGGTTATCACGATGGAGAACTACCAGACCCTCGGACACGCAAGGTAGCACTTCAACATGGAATCCAGTTGACCCATAAATCTAGAAAACTACAATCTAAGGATCTTCATTACTTTGACTATTTAATTGTAATGGATAATAACAATTATAACGATGTTCTGAGTCTAACAAATGATGAAGCTCTAATAAATAAAATTTATAAATTTGGAAAATTTCGTTCTGATAAAGGTCCTGATATCGTTCCTGACCCGTATTATGGAAGTGAAAAGGACTTTGAAAAAGTTCAAGAATTAGTAGAGAATTGTTCTATTGGCTTCTTAGATTACTTAGGAGTATAA
- a CDS encoding alpha/beta fold hydrolase, whose protein sequence is MLPISIRTKFHSIEGLEWGNPQGIPILCFHGWLDNANSFAPLAPYFPEYRFISIDFPGHGKSSHKPENTVYYFAEYALEIVSIVQSLGIEDFILMAHSMGAAISTLVAGTNLVKIKKLVLIEALGPLTNVSQSAPDIMSEAIKQILHPRGKKETYFPDMESAITIRLRAGDMTENSATVLMERGIEKTPRGLKPRRDIRLHFNSFFRYTEEQVVSFCERIECPTLLILGDKSNFPIANAFPNRKSAIKNLSEVILSGGHHLHMDHPEKVAHVIHQFLNEDTPKDNQ, encoded by the coding sequence ATGTTGCCGATTTCAATTCGCACCAAATTTCACTCAATCGAGGGATTGGAGTGGGGGAATCCACAAGGCATTCCAATTCTGTGTTTTCATGGTTGGCTCGACAATGCTAATAGTTTTGCACCTCTTGCTCCTTATTTTCCAGAATATAGATTCATCTCAATTGATTTCCCTGGTCATGGCAAATCAAGTCACAAACCCGAAAATACAGTGTATTACTTCGCAGAATACGCATTAGAAATTGTATCCATTGTCCAATCTTTAGGGATTGAAGATTTTATATTAATGGCGCATTCAATGGGAGCAGCCATTTCCACGTTAGTTGCTGGTACAAATTTAGTAAAAATCAAAAAACTTGTTTTGATTGAGGCCCTTGGCCCACTAACAAATGTTTCACAATCTGCGCCCGATATCATGTCGGAGGCAATCAAACAAATTCTACACCCAAGAGGAAAAAAAGAAACCTATTTTCCTGATATGGAGTCCGCGATTACAATTCGCCTTAGAGCAGGGGATATGACTGAAAATTCTGCTACCGTACTAATGGAAAGAGGAATTGAAAAAACTCCGCGTGGTCTTAAACCAAGACGAGATATTCGATTGCATTTTAATTCTTTTTTTCGTTATACGGAAGAACAAGTAGTTTCGTTTTGCGAAAGAATAGAATGTCCAACCTTACTCATACTAGGCGACAAATCCAATTTCCCGATTGCAAATGCCTTCCCTAACAGAAAGTCTGCAATCAAAAACTTATCCGAAGTGATTTTAAGTGGTGGTCATCACTTACATATGGATCACCCTGAAAAAGTTGCACACGTCATCCATCAATTTTTAAACGAAGATACTCCAAAGGATAATCAATGA
- a CDS encoding LIC20035 family adhesin: MNRKFYALMITTLLIQCSGASVKDGSGDQEFELKLTKGKWIRTERFKNSGGIRAVGEVKAECGGTKCTEDQVSKFAAPKIKSLPKHGFWEEYIQFEQPGSTAENPKYKSTLDQIGEYVDGKKTGIWKKPDPENPQKFIAETPWVDGKKEGISKTFDKQGNVTSETTYVDDKKNGPYFRKNNKGEWVEKGAFKENEEDGEWLYYFVGSDGNGIKTKVSYSNGLKNGLEINYYKDGAIESQGNYSADVRTGLWKMFGNKGNILAEGNYSKKENSENLDIKYERTGIWKEYYPDGNLFGTGPRKHTRTGEWKFYYKNGQVAYHGNMANESMLESAKVYDQSGKILGEGKMFFSLVKIDEELQDLKLNYKPSIPYTYFYPSGKKRMVIRSTEDATEYSEDGKELGRGPVEPQGRKMGCWTIGGKTEYYMIDKPMPKMTASQCK; this comes from the coding sequence ATGAATCGAAAATTTTATGCATTAATGATCACAACATTGTTGATCCAATGTTCTGGTGCATCAGTAAAAGATGGATCAGGTGACCAGGAATTTGAACTCAAATTAACAAAGGGTAAATGGATCCGCACCGAACGATTCAAAAATTCAGGTGGAATTCGAGCTGTTGGAGAAGTGAAAGCGGAATGTGGTGGAACAAAATGTACAGAAGACCAGGTTTCTAAATTTGCCGCACCAAAAATTAAATCACTCCCTAAACATGGTTTTTGGGAAGAATACATTCAATTCGAACAACCAGGATCTACTGCTGAAAATCCAAAGTATAAATCGACACTTGACCAAATCGGAGAATACGTTGACGGAAAAAAAACTGGGATTTGGAAAAAACCTGATCCAGAAAATCCTCAAAAATTCATTGCGGAAACTCCATGGGTCGATGGCAAAAAAGAAGGGATCTCCAAAACTTTTGATAAACAAGGAAACGTTACTTCTGAAACTACATATGTAGATGACAAAAAAAATGGCCCGTACTTCCGAAAAAACAATAAAGGTGAGTGGGTAGAAAAAGGTGCCTTCAAAGAGAATGAAGAAGATGGAGAGTGGTTATATTATTTTGTAGGTTCTGATGGCAATGGTATCAAAACAAAAGTTTCCTATTCCAATGGTTTAAAAAATGGATTAGAAATAAATTATTATAAAGATGGTGCCATAGAGTCACAAGGGAATTATTCTGCAGATGTCAGAACAGGCCTTTGGAAAATGTTTGGAAACAAGGGAAATATCTTAGCAGAAGGAAATTATTCTAAAAAAGAAAACTCTGAAAATTTAGATATCAAATACGAAAGAACAGGGATTTGGAAAGAATACTATCCTGATGGAAATTTATTTGGTACAGGACCAAGAAAACATACGAGAACAGGTGAGTGGAAGTTTTATTATAAAAACGGTCAAGTAGCTTACCATGGAAATATGGCCAATGAAAGTATGTTAGAATCTGCTAAAGTTTACGATCAATCAGGAAAAATTTTAGGCGAAGGAAAAATGTTTTTTTCACTTGTCAAAATTGACGAGGAACTCCAAGACCTAAAGTTAAATTATAAACCAAGTATACCTTATACTTACTTCTATCCATCTGGAAAAAAAAGAATGGTGATTCGTTCTACCGAAGATGCGACGGAATATTCTGAGGATGGAAAAGAATTAGGAAGAGGACCTGTAGAACCACAAGGTAGAAAAATGGGATGTTGGACAATCGGTGGTAAAACAGAATATTACATGATTGATAAACCAATGCCAAAGATGACTGCTTCTCAATGCAAATAG
- the batB gene encoding VWA domain-containing protein BatB: MKTIILFGSFTILLGILVASIKIFINFKATQLTKKHIELISRLTTSNQFLLFLRYISLLFALILCLLSLYKIKSIDVESTKEFESTDILFVVDVSLSMNAIDVKPNRLKRFQDLILRTLPELKGNRIGIIVFAGQSFSFCPMTTDLSAVSDYIQSLGVEMVGTKGTNLAIALKRVGKVLNKNQGIRSSVTVIVTDGEDHEKQSLPDLENEVMVWGVGTEEGGPIEFRDPSTGKGGFVTYDSNLVDSPYGNNVIVSKLNKEFLETIAERYNGEYSNISFYADGSFQLIDKVKEMKKNKIQRLEKFKNEDGAHPYLLLSLLFFLLERLLSIGIQKKSPLKMITFLFCVFFIQNRVEAWELDPGGNAVERGVKSYLDQNFNESQKEFSKAKDYFQDDPRLIYNEAASAYQLGKYKEAKELSEKILSHPKANSNLKSKANLTLGNIFSKLGQKENALNSYVESLKQNPKQIAAKKNIEHLTKKSQSSQNPSENQKQGNSENSNPSESKSQNDKTNPSKQKQSDIERMFEPFSNDSILKNMRGGPIDNEKFW; encoded by the coding sequence ATGAAAACTATCATTTTATTTGGATCATTCACTATTCTTTTGGGCATTCTCGTAGCTAGTATCAAAATCTTTATCAATTTCAAAGCCACACAACTTACAAAAAAACATATAGAACTTATCTCAAGGCTTACAACTTCAAATCAGTTTTTATTATTCTTACGTTATATATCACTATTATTTGCTCTCATACTGTGTTTATTGTCTTTATACAAAATTAAATCAATTGATGTGGAATCTACAAAGGAATTTGAATCTACGGATATCTTATTTGTTGTTGATGTTAGTTTATCTATGAATGCAATTGATGTAAAACCAAATCGTCTCAAACGTTTTCAGGATCTAATATTGAGAACACTTCCTGAATTAAAAGGAAATCGAATTGGGATCATTGTATTTGCAGGACAATCATTTTCGTTTTGTCCGATGACCACCGATTTATCCGCTGTCTCAGATTACATACAATCGTTAGGCGTAGAGATGGTCGGGACAAAAGGCACAAATTTGGCTATTGCTCTAAAAAGAGTAGGAAAAGTTCTAAATAAAAACCAAGGAATTAGATCATCCGTCACTGTCATTGTTACTGACGGGGAAGATCACGAAAAACAGTCGTTACCTGACCTCGAAAATGAAGTAATGGTTTGGGGGGTTGGAACAGAAGAAGGTGGACCTATCGAATTTAGGGACCCGAGTACTGGGAAAGGGGGGTTTGTTACGTATGACTCCAATTTGGTGGACTCACCTTATGGAAACAATGTTATAGTATCCAAATTGAATAAGGAATTTTTAGAAACGATCGCAGAAAGATATAATGGCGAATATTCCAACATATCCTTTTATGCAGATGGGAGTTTCCAACTCATCGACAAGGTGAAGGAAATGAAAAAAAATAAAATCCAAAGATTGGAAAAATTTAAAAATGAAGACGGGGCACATCCATATTTGTTACTCTCTCTATTGTTTTTTTTACTCGAACGACTTTTATCCATTGGGATTCAGAAAAAATCCCCACTCAAAATGATTACTTTCCTATTTTGTGTCTTCTTTATCCAAAATCGCGTAGAGGCTTGGGAGTTGGATCCTGGAGGGAACGCTGTGGAAAGAGGAGTTAAATCTTACTTAGATCAAAATTTTAACGAGAGCCAAAAAGAATTTTCGAAAGCAAAGGATTACTTCCAAGATGATCCAAGATTAATTTACAATGAAGCAGCAAGTGCTTATCAATTAGGAAAGTACAAAGAAGCAAAAGAACTTTCAGAAAAGATTCTTTCCCATCCAAAAGCAAACTCCAACCTCAAATCCAAAGCAAATCTAACTTTGGGAAACATTTTCAGTAAATTAGGCCAAAAAGAAAATGCCCTCAACTCCTATGTGGAAAGTTTAAAACAAAATCCAAAGCAAATCGCGGCAAAAAAAAACATAGAACATTTAACAAAAAAGAGCCAATCGAGTCAAAACCCATCGGAAAACCAAAAACAAGGGAATAGCGAAAATTCGAATCCTTCCGAATCAAAATCGCAAAATGATAAAACAAATCCTTCCAAACAGAAACAATCCGATATCGAAAGGATGTTTGAGCCATTTTCCAACGACTCCATTTTAAAAAATATGCGGGGAGGACCAATTGATAATGAGAAATTTTGGTAA
- a CDS encoding PaaI family thioesterase, with the protein MNSPIENPSRHGYEIHHDTCFGCGKENPLGLVADFTFHDDTGEVNFTYNFKKLYNGAPGFVHGGILSTVLDEAMGGLCFHLGYIVMTDTMSFKFHKATPVETELLIRAWPIKKAKRKVLLECELTSLNGEILYVKGEGAFHILPPRFFSEKLTGGKIAIANELLSVNKLKRAHLFDRIET; encoded by the coding sequence ATGAATTCACCTATCGAAAATCCATCCAGACATGGTTACGAAATCCACCATGACACTTGTTTTGGCTGCGGAAAGGAAAACCCACTTGGACTTGTAGCAGATTTTACTTTCCACGACGATACAGGAGAGGTAAATTTTACGTATAATTTTAAAAAACTTTATAATGGTGCACCAGGATTTGTCCATGGTGGCATTTTATCAACAGTGTTAGACGAGGCAATGGGTGGATTGTGTTTCCATTTAGGTTATATCGTCATGACGGATACAATGAGTTTTAAATTCCATAAAGCAACTCCCGTCGAAACAGAATTATTAATTCGTGCTTGGCCCATCAAAAAGGCAAAAAGAAAGGTACTGCTTGAATGCGAATTAACCTCCTTAAATGGGGAAATTTTATATGTAAAAGGGGAGGGTGCATTTCACATATTACCTCCAAGATTTTTCTCAGAAAAATTGACAGGCGGGAAAATAGCGATTGCGAATGAATTATTATCTGTTAATAAATTGAAACGAGCACATCTCTTTGACAGGATAGAAACATGA
- a CDS encoding DUF58 domain-containing protein yields the protein MLDPELKRLLQVLQWESKKKFISNRRGLIFTNDKGRGLDFKEVRNYQYGDDIRYIDWNVTSRTGELHTKEFYEEKDATILIFIDLSQSMEGIKAKTAFQIALFLSLFHIKIGNRIFLVSFSNHTISSNKWLKTETEVLTYFENLNKQKHGNQTNYTIANQYAFKIHPKYAVTYWISDFNHLADWTKTFSIPKVWDQYGIWISDPIDDLNFPFWLKWFQPISQEGITLKSPMTSYDHDKTAAKNLFGNKLIKINPSFKLNNQILPLFKSQKHG from the coding sequence ATGCTTGATCCCGAATTAAAAAGGTTACTCCAAGTATTACAATGGGAATCAAAGAAAAAATTCATTTCAAATAGACGTGGGCTTATCTTTACGAACGATAAAGGAAGAGGGCTTGATTTTAAAGAAGTAAGAAATTACCAATACGGTGATGACATTCGTTATATTGATTGGAATGTAACATCTCGGACTGGTGAACTCCATACAAAAGAATTTTACGAAGAAAAAGATGCCACAATTCTAATCTTCATTGATTTGAGCCAATCTATGGAAGGTATAAAGGCAAAAACTGCCTTTCAAATTGCATTATTTTTATCTCTATTTCATATCAAAATCGGGAACCGAATTTTTTTAGTTAGTTTTTCGAATCATACAATTTCATCCAACAAATGGTTAAAAACGGAAACGGAAGTACTCACCTATTTCGAAAATCTAAATAAACAGAAACATGGCAACCAAACAAACTATACAATTGCAAATCAATATGCTTTTAAAATCCACCCAAAGTATGCAGTTACTTATTGGATCAGCGATTTTAATCATCTAGCAGATTGGACAAAAACTTTTTCGATCCCAAAAGTTTGGGACCAATATGGAATTTGGATTTCGGATCCTATCGATGATTTGAATTTTCCATTTTGGTTAAAGTGGTTCCAACCAATATCACAGGAAGGGATCACTCTTAAAAGTCCAATGACATCTTATGACCACGATAAAACGGCAGCAAAAAATTTATTCGGGAACAAACTGATCAAAATAAACCCTAGTTTTAAATTAAACAACCAAATCCTTCCTTTGTTCAAATCACAAAAACATGGCTAA
- a CDS encoding M48 family metallopeptidase: protein MNQIEIERKITKSKNISLTVYQNGRVVLKHPAKISNNQLEDFIADKQNWILNKLQKIPKDIPKNLKFENGETIHIFGESVKIHLNDRKTFYDPMNGFYIKNEKNEILRQKKAKHFLKSLLVNKIEPLVEKFELNLKTKVNKISVRTMRSLWGSCNSKNDISVNLSLVHCPDYIIEYIILHEISHTIEHNHSQNFWNLVKSQNPNFKTAEKWLREHGKKYIYYLN from the coding sequence ATGAATCAAATTGAAATAGAAAGGAAAATTACAAAAAGTAAAAATATATCCTTAACTGTTTATCAAAACGGAAGAGTTGTATTAAAACACCCCGCAAAAATTTCTAATAATCAATTAGAAGACTTTATTGCTGATAAACAAAATTGGATCTTAAACAAACTACAAAAAATCCCTAAAGACATACCAAAAAATCTCAAATTTGAAAACGGTGAAACAATTCATATATTTGGGGAAAGTGTAAAAATTCATCTCAATGACAGAAAAACTTTCTATGATCCTATGAACGGTTTTTATATCAAAAACGAGAAAAATGAGATATTAAGACAGAAAAAAGCAAAACATTTTTTAAAATCACTATTAGTTAATAAAATTGAACCTTTGGTAGAAAAATTTGAATTAAATTTAAAAACGAAGGTAAACAAAATTAGCGTAAGGACAATGCGATCGTTATGGGGAAGTTGCAATTCTAAAAATGATATATCAGTAAATTTAAGTTTGGTACATTGCCCGGATTATATTATAGAATACATTATCCTACATGAAATTTCACATACGATTGAGCACAACCACTCGCAAAATTTTTGGAATTTAGTAAAAAGCCAAAATCCTAATTTCAAAACCGCAGAAAAATGGCTAAGAGAACACGGTAAAAAATATATTTACTATTTAAATTAA